A portion of the Bacillus thuringiensis genome contains these proteins:
- the hisB gene encoding imidazoleglycerol-phosphate dehydratase HisB, whose protein sequence is MRQSSQVRETTETKIKLSLQLDESTNVSIQTGVGFFDHMLTLFARHGRFGLQVEAEGDVFVDAHHTVEDIGIVLGNCLKEALQNKERINRYGSAYVPMDESLGFVAIDISGRSYCVFQGELTNPKLGDFDTELTEEFFRAVAHAANITLHARVLYGSNTHHKIEALFKAFGRALREAVEKNANITGVNSTKGML, encoded by the coding sequence ATGCGTCAGTCCAGTCAAGTACGTGAGACGACAGAAACAAAAATTAAATTAAGTTTGCAGCTTGATGAAAGTACGAATGTATCTATTCAAACGGGGGTTGGTTTTTTCGATCATATGCTGACTTTATTTGCTAGGCATGGAAGATTTGGATTGCAAGTTGAGGCAGAAGGTGATGTATTTGTCGATGCACATCACACCGTTGAAGATATTGGAATTGTACTCGGAAATTGCTTGAAAGAAGCATTGCAAAATAAAGAGAGAATTAATCGTTACGGTTCAGCGTATGTACCGATGGATGAATCTTTAGGATTTGTCGCAATTGATATAAGTGGACGCTCATATTGTGTATTTCAAGGGGAATTAACAAATCCGAAGCTCGGGGATTTTGATACAGAATTGACGGAAGAATTTTTTAGAGCAGTTGCACATGCTGCCAATATTACATTACATGCGCGCGTTCTATACGGAAGTAATACACATCACAAAATTGAAGCATTATTTAAAGCTTTTGGTAGAGCGCTTAGAGAAGCGGTCGAAAAAAATGCCAACATTACTGGTGTAAATTCAACGAAAGGGATGTTGTAA
- the hisH gene encoding imidazole glycerol phosphate synthase subunit HisH: MIAIIDYGMGNIRSVEQALTYIGAEHIVTSDKEEILRSDGVILPGVGAFPKAMEVLEERDLVCVLKEVCDIGKPLLGICLGMQLLFDRSEELKDCSGLGLLPGEIRKLKVSYKIPHMGWNELRKEREFPLWNGLVDGSFVYYVHSYYADCPDEIVCGVSDYGIQVPGFVAKGNVFGAQFHPEKSGEIGMQILKNFQGVVETWKSSQLSI, translated from the coding sequence TTGATTGCCATTATAGATTATGGAATGGGGAATATTCGTAGTGTAGAGCAAGCATTAACATATATTGGGGCAGAGCACATTGTAACGAGTGACAAAGAAGAGATATTGAGAAGCGATGGCGTGATTTTACCAGGAGTAGGTGCATTTCCGAAAGCGATGGAAGTATTAGAAGAAAGAGATTTAGTGTGTGTACTAAAAGAAGTTTGTGATATAGGAAAACCACTCCTCGGTATATGTTTGGGCATGCAGCTTTTATTTGACCGAAGTGAGGAACTAAAAGATTGTAGTGGGTTAGGTTTACTACCAGGGGAAATTCGTAAGTTAAAAGTTTCGTATAAAATTCCTCATATGGGATGGAATGAATTAAGGAAGGAAAGAGAATTTCCGCTTTGGAATGGATTAGTGGATGGTTCTTTCGTGTATTATGTTCACTCATATTACGCGGATTGTCCAGATGAAATTGTATGCGGAGTAAGTGATTATGGAATACAAGTACCAGGGTTTGTAGCGAAAGGAAATGTATTTGGTGCACAGTTTCATCCAGAAAAAAGTGGTGAAATTGGCATGCAAATATTAAAAAATTTTCAAGGGGTGGTAGAAACATGGAAGTCTTCCCAGCTATCGATTTAA
- the hisA gene encoding 1-(5-phosphoribosyl)-5-[(5-phosphoribosylamino)methylideneamino]imidazole-4-carboxamide isomerase has product MEVFPAIDLKEGRCVRLYQGEFSKEMVMNEDPVAQAIIFEKLGAEILHIVDLDGAIAGESLNLPVIEKICKAVRIPMQVGGGIRSLVAVEKLLSVGVEKVILGTAALYDKSFLEEAVRLYKEKIIVGIDAKNGFVATRGWLDLSEISYINLAKQMESLGVQTIVFTDISKDGTLAGPNFEQLALLQKSVGIRLIASGGVASIQDVKKLNDMNIYGVIIGKALYEKTIDLEEVLQVTKLC; this is encoded by the coding sequence ATGGAAGTCTTCCCAGCTATCGATTTAAAAGAAGGAAGATGCGTTAGACTTTATCAAGGAGAGTTTAGTAAAGAAATGGTGATGAATGAAGATCCGGTAGCGCAGGCAATCATATTTGAAAAGCTTGGAGCGGAAATACTACACATTGTTGATTTAGACGGTGCAATTGCTGGCGAGTCGTTAAATTTGCCTGTCATTGAAAAAATCTGTAAGGCGGTACGCATTCCTATGCAAGTTGGAGGAGGAATTCGTTCACTTGTAGCGGTGGAGAAGTTATTGTCAGTAGGTGTAGAAAAAGTGATTTTAGGAACAGCAGCTCTTTATGATAAGTCATTTTTAGAGGAAGCAGTTCGTCTATATAAAGAGAAAATCATTGTTGGAATTGATGCGAAAAATGGTTTCGTAGCAACGAGAGGTTGGCTTGATCTGTCTGAAATTTCTTATATTAATTTAGCGAAACAAATGGAAAGTTTAGGTGTTCAAACGATTGTGTTTACAGACATTTCGAAAGACGGGACGCTTGCAGGGCCAAATTTTGAACAATTGGCGTTACTTCAAAAAAGTGTGGGTATTCGTCTCATTGCCTCTGGAGGAGTGGCATCTATTCAAGATGTGAAAAAGTTAAATGATATGAATATATATGGTGTCATAATTGGAAAGGCGCTTTACGAGAAAACGATTGATTTAGAAGAAGTGTTACAGGTAACGAAGTTATGTTAG
- the hisF gene encoding imidazole glycerol phosphate synthase subunit HisF encodes MLAKRIIPCLDVKEGRVVKGVNFIGLQDVGDPVEIAEAYNEAGADEIVFLDITATHEGRKTIIDVVEKTAAKVFIPLTVGGGISSVKDMYNLLRVGADKVSINSAAVRNPKLIEEGVEHFGSQCIVVAIDARKVAEDKWNVYVNGGRVDTGMDAIEWAKRVVKLGAGEILLTSMDADGTKSGYDLRLTEEISKSVSIPVIASGGCGHTDHIVEVFQKTTVDAALAASIFHYGEATVQSVKRKLRDANVEVRL; translated from the coding sequence ATGTTAGCGAAACGAATTATTCCATGTTTAGATGTGAAAGAAGGGCGAGTCGTAAAGGGTGTAAATTTTATAGGATTACAAGATGTCGGTGATCCGGTTGAAATAGCTGAAGCATATAACGAGGCAGGGGCAGATGAAATCGTATTTTTAGATATTACGGCGACCCATGAAGGAAGAAAAACGATTATAGATGTTGTAGAAAAAACAGCAGCAAAAGTATTTATTCCTCTTACGGTTGGCGGGGGGATTTCAAGTGTGAAAGATATGTACAATTTACTAAGAGTTGGAGCAGACAAAGTTTCAATAAACTCAGCGGCAGTGCGAAACCCGAAGCTAATCGAAGAAGGGGTAGAACACTTTGGATCACAATGTATTGTCGTGGCAATTGACGCTAGAAAAGTAGCAGAAGATAAATGGAACGTATACGTCAACGGCGGAAGAGTTGATACAGGAATGGATGCCATAGAATGGGCGAAGCGTGTTGTTAAGCTCGGGGCGGGTGAAATTTTGTTAACGAGTATGGATGCAGATGGAACGAAAAGTGGATATGACCTTCGTTTAACAGAAGAAATTTCAAAAAGTGTTTCCATTCCAGTCATCGCATCAGGGGGCTGTGGTCATACGGATCACATTGTAGAAGTTTTTCAAAAGACAACAGTTGATGCAGCGTTAGCGGCATCCATATTTCATTATGGTGAGGCGACAGTGCAGAGTGTAAAGCGAAAATTAAGAGATGCAAATGTTGAGGTGCGGTTATGA
- the hisI gene encoding phosphoribosyl-AMP cyclohydrolase encodes MKPNFSKGLIPAIVIEEGTKEVLMLAYMNEEAYEKTLETKRTWFYSRSRQSLWNKGETSGNVQYVQSLYLDCDHDSIVVNVKQVGPACHTGEKTCFHYQII; translated from the coding sequence ATGAAACCTAATTTTTCAAAAGGATTAATACCAGCAATTGTCATCGAAGAAGGTACGAAAGAAGTTTTAATGCTAGCTTATATGAATGAAGAAGCATATGAAAAAACGTTGGAGACGAAAAGAACATGGTTTTATTCTCGTTCGAGGCAGTCGTTATGGAATAAGGGAGAAACATCAGGGAATGTCCAATATGTGCAATCTCTATACTTAGATTGTGATCACGATTCAATTGTCGTGAATGTGAAACAAGTAGGACCTGCTTGTCATACGGGGGAGAAGACATGCTTTCACTATCAAATTATATAG
- the hisE gene encoding phosphoribosyl-ATP diphosphatase has translation MENAFKLLYKTIEERKESPLPESYTNYLFSKGEDKILKKIGEECAEVIIACKNNDKEEVVKEMVDVFYHCFVLLAEKNIALEDVMREVKERNGKLSRVGDRREIDTL, from the coding sequence ATGGAAAATGCCTTTAAGTTGCTGTATAAAACAATTGAAGAACGAAAGGAAAGCCCACTTCCTGAATCATATACAAATTATTTATTTTCAAAAGGAGAAGATAAAATTTTAAAGAAAATTGGTGAAGAGTGCGCTGAAGTAATTATCGCATGTAAAAATAATGATAAAGAAGAAGTAGTGAAAGAAATGGTTGATGTATTTTATCACTGTTTCGTTTTATTAGCTGAAAAAAATATTGCATTGGAAGATGTCATGCGAGAGGTGAAAGAACGAAATGGAAAGCTTTCGAGAGTTGGGGATAGAAGGGAAATAGATACATTATAA
- a CDS encoding histidinol phosphate phosphatase domain-containing protein, whose amino-acid sequence MKVDYHLHLEEGPYSIRWLAKINEALECYEPLQERHSIDWLMKTQERLQKRVKEGPFTREWMDLYLEEAVRKGIKEVGIVDHLYRFHEAKGYYEKYVDISDSRLGRIQKEWLDQVRVVSLYDFTKAIEEAKERWSKRGVTLKLGIEADYFTGCEGELKELLGLGDFDYVIGSVHFLNGWGFDNPDTKEYFEEHDLRALYDTFFKTVESAIRTELFDIIAHLDNIKVFNYRLDENEQLSYYKEIASALVEKNTATEINAGLYYRYPVREMCPSPLYLQVLAKYGVPITISSDAHYPNDLGNYVQENVQTLRAHGVTQVATFTKRARVMRSIGEEVTNSK is encoded by the coding sequence ATGAAAGTAGATTATCATCTTCACTTAGAAGAAGGACCGTATTCAATAAGATGGCTTGCTAAAATAAATGAAGCATTGGAATGTTATGAACCGCTTCAAGAAAGGCATTCTATTGATTGGCTTATGAAAACACAAGAGCGTTTGCAAAAGCGTGTGAAGGAGGGGCCATTTACAAGAGAATGGATGGATCTCTATTTAGAAGAAGCTGTGCGAAAAGGAATAAAAGAAGTGGGAATTGTTGATCATCTATATCGTTTTCATGAAGCGAAAGGATATTATGAAAAATATGTAGATATTAGTGATTCTAGGCTTGGTCGTATACAGAAGGAATGGTTAGATCAAGTAAGGGTAGTTTCACTGTATGATTTTACAAAGGCAATTGAAGAGGCGAAAGAACGATGGAGTAAAAGAGGTGTCACGCTTAAACTTGGAATTGAAGCGGATTATTTTACCGGTTGTGAAGGAGAGTTAAAAGAATTATTAGGGCTAGGAGACTTTGATTATGTAATTGGTTCCGTTCATTTTCTAAATGGCTGGGGATTTGATAATCCAGATACGAAAGAATATTTTGAAGAGCATGACCTACGAGCATTATATGATACGTTTTTTAAAACGGTTGAGAGTGCGATTCGTACCGAGTTATTTGATATTATCGCTCATCTTGATAATATAAAGGTATTTAATTATCGATTGGATGAGAATGAACAGCTTTCTTATTATAAGGAAATTGCCTCTGCGTTAGTAGAAAAGAATACGGCAACAGAAATAAATGCAGGATTGTATTATCGTTATCCTGTTCGTGAAATGTGCCCAAGTCCACTATATTTACAAGTATTAGCTAAGTATGGTGTTCCAATTACGATTTCTTCGGATGCCCATTATCCAAATGATTTAGGAAACTATGTACAAGAAAATGTACAAACATTACGAGCTCACGGTGTTACTCAGGTTGCAACATTTACGAAGCGAGCAAGAGTAATGAGGTCGATTGGAGAAGAAGTAACAAATTCAAAATGA
- a CDS encoding YozQ family protein: MAKQQNKQNVQGAQQQAYTSETNAASQSVIEEQISDTVAEGTIDVKLGKESQEKA; this comes from the coding sequence ATGGCGAAACAACAAAATAAACAAAATGTACAAGGTGCACAGCAACAAGCTTATACTTCTGAAACGAATGCTGCATCTCAATCGGTTATTGAGGAGCAAATTAGCGATACGGTTGCAGAAGGAACTATTGATGTGAAGCTCGGAAAAGAATCGCAGGAAAAAGCGTAA
- a CDS encoding NAD(P)-dependent oxidoreductase, producing the protein MAKILVAGKIPEIGLELLRDHDVEMYDKEELISIDELTERVKDKDALLSLLSTKVPKEVIDAAPHLKIVANYGAGYDNIDYTYAGEKGIAVTNTPKVSTEATAELTFALLLAAARRIPEGDTLCRTTGFNGWAPLFFLGREVHGKTIGIIGLGEIGKAVAKRAKAFGMDVLYTGPNRKLEAESELGATYVTLEELLQTADFITINCAYNPKLHHMIDEKQFKMMKNTAYIVNASRGPIMNEAALAHALKTNEIEGAALDVFEFEPKITEELKGLKNVVLAPHVGNATFETRDAMAEMAVRNIIAVLNGEEPVTPVNQKVLVTK; encoded by the coding sequence GTGGCAAAAATATTAGTAGCGGGAAAAATTCCGGAAATTGGATTAGAACTATTAAGAGATCATGATGTAGAAATGTACGATAAAGAGGAGTTAATTTCTATAGATGAATTAACAGAGCGTGTAAAAGATAAAGATGCATTGTTAAGTTTACTTTCGACAAAAGTGCCAAAAGAAGTTATTGATGCGGCACCTCATTTAAAGATTGTTGCAAACTATGGTGCTGGTTACGACAATATTGATTACACGTATGCGGGCGAAAAAGGAATTGCAGTAACGAATACACCGAAAGTATCAACGGAAGCGACTGCAGAATTAACATTTGCACTTCTTTTAGCAGCGGCGCGTAGAATTCCTGAAGGGGATACGTTATGTCGTACGACTGGATTTAACGGGTGGGCACCGTTATTTTTCTTAGGAAGAGAAGTCCACGGTAAGACAATTGGAATTATTGGTCTTGGAGAAATCGGGAAGGCTGTTGCAAAACGTGCGAAAGCATTTGGAATGGATGTTTTATATACAGGGCCAAATCGTAAACTTGAAGCTGAAAGTGAACTGGGAGCAACGTATGTGACGTTGGAAGAATTATTACAAACAGCAGACTTTATTACAATTAACTGTGCTTATAATCCAAAATTACATCATATGATTGATGAAAAGCAGTTTAAAATGATGAAGAACACAGCGTATATTGTAAATGCTTCACGTGGACCAATTATGAATGAAGCAGCACTTGCTCATGCATTAAAAACGAATGAAATTGAAGGGGCAGCTCTTGATGTGTTTGAATTTGAACCGAAAATTACAGAAGAGTTAAAAGGATTAAAGAATGTAGTACTTGCTCCACACGTAGGGAATGCAACATTTGAAACTCGTGATGCGATGGCTGAAATGGCTGTCAGAAATATTATAGCTGTATTAAATGGCGAAGAGCCAGTAACACCTGTAAATCAAAAGGTATTAGTTACAAAATAA
- the pssA gene encoding CDP-diacylglycerol--serine O-phosphatidyltransferase has translation MYRAAIPNLFTLGNLYSGFLSIGYASLGYYKSAAILVLIGMMLDSLDGRVARLLRVDSQMGKELDSLADVVTFGAAPAVLMYYTSFSNYGIIGLYIAGLFPLFGAYRLARFNVTPSSTSMKYFTGVPITAAGGLVAFLTLFSHTIPKIVLITVFVTFAFLMVSRIRIPSLKDVPIPRYSIIITLFLVGIIITMYQTGFGNFSVFLFIAIPLYILYMLSQFIRQRPSKKTNKEK, from the coding sequence TTGTATAGAGCAGCTATTCCAAACTTATTTACGCTCGGAAATTTATATAGCGGATTTTTATCAATCGGCTATGCATCTTTAGGATATTATAAATCAGCTGCTATTTTAGTACTTATCGGGATGATGTTAGATAGTCTTGATGGTCGTGTTGCTCGTTTATTACGTGTTGATTCACAAATGGGAAAAGAGCTCGACTCGCTTGCAGATGTCGTAACATTTGGTGCAGCACCTGCTGTTTTAATGTATTACACATCTTTCTCAAACTACGGAATCATCGGATTATACATAGCGGGATTATTCCCTCTTTTCGGAGCATATCGTTTAGCACGATTTAATGTAACACCATCTTCTACTTCAATGAAATATTTCACTGGAGTACCGATTACAGCAGCGGGAGGGCTTGTTGCTTTCTTAACATTATTTTCACATACCATTCCAAAAATCGTTCTTATTACCGTATTTGTAACGTTCGCATTTTTAATGGTGAGCCGCATTCGTATCCCAAGTTTAAAAGATGTACCAATTCCACGATATAGCATCATTATTACACTATTTTTAGTTGGAATCATTATTACAATGTATCAAACAGGATTTGGCAATTTTTCTGTTTTCTTATTCATTGCCATTCCACTATATATTTTGTACATGTTATCTCAATTCATTAGACAAAGACCTTCTAAAAAAACGAATAAAGAAAAATAA